In Cicer arietinum cultivar CDC Frontier isolate Library 1 chromosome 7, Cicar.CDCFrontier_v2.0, whole genome shotgun sequence, a single window of DNA contains:
- the LOC101491300 gene encoding U-box domain-containing protein 52-like — translation MQRITAGATTTTATTVIAINAGRNSQHAVKWAVDHILKKNSNCILIHVRTKPMHSNDYFDDVPKHGRPPTQEELHQFFLPFRGFCARKGIEAKELVLHDIDVPSALTDYVVENSINNIVVGACTSPWSAIIRRFKDIDVASTLAKSLPESCTLYVISKGKVQNIRPTGNPIPHHQKNNQPQNDEATPTRSIRDIFTLLQNAQLINRNKFLADSLDYEDVNRKPLKDAIDRDNSIKVWESLHDMKEGILMTPHNNKPNIDDLTSPRGPRLSAGSSSSLTSSNRSSPSNSTDSYAGRHGNHEGINSDSSKGLFSSKPPLQIGIEAEIKKLKLELKKTSEQYGMACREVVLAKLKATELENFRREKVHNVEKARQAEEAALALAEEERQRAKAALESAEMSKRLAEMETQKRKLAELKAKHEEEERRRTLQKVVYNSIPYRRYDIKEIEVATNGFDNALKIGEGGYGPVFKGVLDHTVVAIKVLRPDLAHGERQFQQEVLVLSAIRHPNMVLLLGACPEFGCLVYEHMENGSLEDRLFHKDGTPPIPWNNRFKIALEIATGLLFLHQRKPEPLVHRDLKPANILLDRNYVSKISDVGLARLVPPSIENKTTQYRLTGAAGTFCYIDPEYQQTGMLGVKSDIYSLGMVLLQIITAKPPMGLSHLVEEAIQKGNFSDVLDPSVPDWPIEEALSFAKLALKCCELRKRDRPDLGTVILPELNRISQIWECDED, via the exons ATGCAAAGGATTACAGCAGGAGCCACCACCACCACAGCCACGACCGTCATTGCAATTAACGCCGGTCGAAATAGCCAACACGCCGTGAAATGGGCTGTGGATcacattttgaagaagaattcaAATTGCATTCTCATTCATGTTCGTACCAAGCCCATGCATTCCA ATGATTATTTTGATGATGTTCCTAAACATGGTCGTCCACCGACTCAAGAAGAATTGCATCAATTCTTTCTTCCCTTCAGAGGATTTTGTGCTAGAAAAGGG ATAGAGGCAAAGGAATTGGTGTTACATGACATTGATGTTCCCAGTGCGCTTACTGATTACGTTGTTGAAAACTCTATCAACAATATTGTTGTTGGTGCTTGCACTTCCCCTTGGAGTGCTATTATAAG GAGATTTAAAGATATAGATGTGGCATCTACCTTAGCCAAATCTTTGCCAGAATCATGCACATTGTATGTTATATCAAAAGGAAAAGTACAAAATATTCGACCAACAGGGAATCCTATTCCTCATCATCAAAAGAATAATCAACCTCAAAATGATGAAGCCACACCAACAAGATCTATAAGAGACATATTTACACTCTTGCAGAATGCTCAATTGATTAATCGAAATAAGTTTCTTGCTGATTCCCTTGATTATGAAGATGTAAACAG GAAACCATTGAAAGATGCCATTGATAGAGACAACAGTATCAAAGTTtgggaatcattacatgataTGAAAGAAGGTATACTAATGACACCACATAATAATAAACCCAATATTGATGATTTAACTTCACCAAGAGGTCCAAGATT ATCGGCAGGAAGCTCATCATCACTAACTTCATCAAATAGAAGTTCTCCTTCCAATAGTACTGACAGTTATGCAGGGAGACATGGAAATCATGAAGGAATAAACTCAGACAGTTCTAAGGGCTTATTTTCTTCAAAGCCACCA TTACAGATAGGCATCGAGGCagaaatcaaaaaattaaaactagaaCTGAAGAAAACATCAGAGCAATATGGTATGGCTTGCAGAGAAGTTGTTTTAGCAAAACTGAAG GCAACGGAGCTCGAAAACTTTAGACGAGAAAAAGTACACAATGTAGAAAAAGCAAGGCAAGCTGAAGAGGCTGCATTAGCTTTGGCAGAAGAAGAAAGACAGAGAGCGAAGGCGGCTTTGGAGTCAGCAGAAATGTCAAAACGCCTTGCAGAAATGGAAACTCAAAAGAGAAAGCTAGCCGAGTTAAAAGCGAAACACGAGGAAGAAGAGAGGAGAAGGACATTACAAAAAGTTGTGTATAATAGCATTCCATATAGAAGATACGATATTAAAGAAATTGAGGTTGCAACTAATGGTTTTGACAATGCACTTAAAATTGGTGAAGGAGGGTATGGACCTGTTTTTAAAGGAGTGCTTGATCACACTGTTGTTGCCATAAAGGTTCTTAGACCAGATTTAGCACATGGAGAAAGGCAATTTCAACAAGAG GTTCTTGTTTTGAGCGCCATAAGACATCCCAACATGGTACTCCTTCTAGGTGCATGTCCAGAGTTTGGTTGCCTTGTGTATGAACACATGGAAAACGGTAGTTTAGAAGATCGTTTATTCCACAAAGACGGCACTCCACCGATTCCATGGAACAACCGTTTCAAAATTGCATTAGAAATTGCCACTGGCCTTCTTTTCCTTCATCAAAGAAAGCCTGAGCCACTAGTCCACCGCGATCTTAAACCAGCAAACATTCTCTTAGACAGAAACTATGTCAGCAAGATCAGCGATGTTGGTTTGGCGCGACTTGTTCCGCCTTCGATAGAGAACAAAACAACTCAATATCGATTGACAG GTGCAGCTGGAACATTTTGTTACATTGATCCAGAATATCAACAAACTGGAATGTTGGGTGTGAAATCGGATATATATTCATTAGGTATGGTTTTGCTACAGATTATTACTGCAAAGCCTCCAATGGGTTTGTCACATTTGGTTGAAGAGGCTATACAAAAAGGGAACTTCAGTGATGTGCTTGATCCAAGTGTTCCTGATTGGCCTATTGAAGAGGCTTTGTCATTTGCAAAGTTGGCATTAAAGTGTTGTGAGTTGAGAAAACGGGATAGACCTGATCTTGGTACTGTTATTTTGCCTGAGCTTAATAGAATATCACAGATTTGGGAATGTGATGAGGATTGA